Within Eggerthella timonensis, the genomic segment CATGGCGTCCACGTCGGAGTCCGTGATGTCGCGGCGCTCGTTGACCTCGATGTTCTTGATCTCGCCGTGTACCTGGCGAAGGATGGACAGCTTCGGCTTGTCCTTCGCGCGCATCGCGTTCTTGATTTCGTCTTGCAGCTCGTCGTAGCGCATGGGAAACCTCGTTTCACTCGCAGGTTTAATCCGCCTGAGTATACTGCACAAACAAATGTTTCACGTGAAACACTCGGAACCTAGGCCGATTTGACGAACTTGTCGCCTTCGAGCGTGACCGGCGTGCCGGTTTCAAGGAGCTTGATCAGCTTTTCCTCGGCTCCGTTGCCGTACATGGAGATGCCTTCCACCTTGGGGAGCTCGTACCACTGTCCAGGCGTTCCGTAGAGGCCGTTGTTGTCGCATAGGTACTTTGCTCGCCATGAGTTGCTGTTTTCAATCGTCGACGTTGGCCCGGCGTACAGAAAAGCGTTCGCCGCGCTGTTGTTGTAGCTTTTGAACTGGAGATAGTACGTCTCCTTATCGAGCCCCTTCACGGGGGGCCAGGACGTGAGGCCCTTGTCGGCGGCGTACGCTTTTCGGGCGCTCTCGTCGCCGGTGTACGGCCCGTCGTACGTTGCGAGCCAGCCTCCTAGCTCGTCGTCGAGCCCCAGCCCGTGCTTGCTGCACGTGACGATGGCGGCGCCGTTCGACGTGAACGTGGCGGTGTAGTTTCCTCCGCTCGGGCACAGCACGTCGTTGTTTTGCTTCTTGAGCTGCGCGACGCACGTGTCGAACAGCGTTTGCTGGGAGTCGCGGTTCTGGTCGAGCAGCCAGGCGGTCGTGTACATGCTCTTCACCGAGCGGCGGTTTGCGTCGCAGGTGGCTTCCTCGGTGCTTCCCAGCGCGCCCGTGAACACGGGGATGGCGACGGCCACGAGGACGGCCACGATGGCCACCACCACGAGCAGTTCGGCCAGGGTGAACCCGGCGGTGCGGTATGCGGACGAGCGATGCGACATGGATGCTCCTTCATGATTGGCAGCATCATAGCCGGTCTTGCTCCTGCGCACAACGCATGCGCACGCTCTCTGGTATGATGAGGGAACATATTGTGAGGGCGTTGACGAGAAGGATAGGTATGAAAGACTTGCCGGCACATCAGCTCGATCCGAAGGTAAAAACCGTGTGGCGCATCAACGATGCGATCTGGCTCACCGTGGTGTTCCTCTGCTGCTTCGTTCCGTTCGCCATCGCTGCGGCGGTGGATCCGGCGCCGTGGATGTTCATCGTGCTCGTCGTCCTCGCCGTGGTGTTCGCGGTCTGCCTCGTCATCTGGCTCGTGGTGCTGCCGCCCATCCGCTTCATGCGCTGGCGCTACGAGCTGTCCAACGACTATCTCGACATCGCGCGCGGCATCGTGTGGCGCAAGCGCTTCGTCATCCCGTTCATTCGCGTGCAGAACACCGATACGCGCCAAGGTCCCATTTTGCGTGCGTTCGGCCTGTCCAGCGTCACGGTGGCCACGGCCGCCGGCGAGCATGAAATCCCCGGCCTCGGCGCCGACGTCGCCGAGCAGCTGCGCGATCGCGCCGCCGAGCTCGCGCGTCTCGCCCAGGAGGACGTGTGATGACGGACTTCCAGCAAGCGCCTCAGCCTGCCCCGCAGCCCCAACCTGCACCGCAGCCGCAGCCGCAGCCCGTGGAGCTGCAAAAGCACCACGTCCATCACAGCTACATCTGGCTCGGCAGCCTGCGCACGGCGTTCATGCTGCTGGCAATCGTGGCGTTCTCCTCGTTCTCGGCCATCATCGGAGCCATTTCCGACGGCGAGTCTATCACGCGCAGCGACATTCCCGTGATCATGATCATCATCGGCATCGTGATCGTCGGCATCGTCGTGCTCGTAGCGCTCATCGCCGTCTACCAGGTGGTTTCGTACAAGCACCTCTACTACGAGCTGGGTCCCGAGGAGTTCAACCTGTACTCGGGCATCCTCAACAAGAAGCGCGTGCACGTGCCGTACCAGCGCATCCAGTCCGTTGACCAGCGCGCGACGCTCATCCAGCGCATTTTCGGCGTGTGCAGCGTGAGCATCGACACGGCGGGCGGTGCGTCGAACAAGGCCGTCATGGTGCCGTACGTCCAGAAGACGCAAGCCGAAGAGCTGCGACGCGAGCTGTTCGCGCGCAAGCAGTACGCCGTCGCCGTGCAGGGCGGCGCGGCTCCCGCGGCCGCTGCGGCAGCCGTTGCAGTTGCGGCGGGCGTCGCTCCGCAGGCTGCCCACGAGGGCGCTAACGTCTTGGACGCGCCGGCCGAGATCTGGCAGGACGTGCGCGGCGTGTTCGGCGGCGCCGAGGTGGACACGGGCCGCGTGACCTTCGAGTACGGCATGTCCAACAAGGAGCTCATCTTCACCGGCCTGTCGAACAACACGGCGTTCTTCGTGGTGGTCGTCGGCATCATCGGCGCGGTCGCGCAGTTCATGGGCGAGCTCGCGCCTATTCTCGCGGGCACCATGGAGCCGCTCGTGGGCAACGTCGTGGGCGCGAGCATCCAGCTGTTCGGCGGCAATCTCATTGCCGCGGGCGTGGCCGCCTTCCTCGGCGCGTCGCTGGTGCTGTGGGTCCTGTCCGCCATCGGCTCCTGCATCTCGTACGGCGGGTTTCGCGCCTGCCGCCGCGACAACCGCATCGAGGTGGAGCACGGCCTCTTGCAGCATCGCTTCCAGGGCGTCGACGTCGATCGCGTACAGTCGGTCGTGGTCAAGCAGAGCTTCATCCGCCGCCTCCTGGGTTACTGCGAGCTGTCGCTCGGCAAGATCGACGCCGCTGCGGAAAGCTCCGATGACCAGCAGAAAGGCCTCAACCAGCAGGGCCTCGTCATCCATCCCTTCGTGAAGATGACCCGCGTGCCCGAGATCCTCGCCGGCATCATCCCCGAGTTCGCCGACGTTCCCACCGAGAACATTCCGGTGGCGCCGGTGGGGCTGCGCCGCGCCATCATCCGTCGCTGCGTTATCCAGGGCACGGGCTTCTGGCTGGCCGTTCTCGTGGCGGTGGGGCAGATCGCGGTGAACGTGCTCGCGAACCCTGCGGTGCCCGACGAGGCGATGGCGCTGTTCTTCGTCAACAACGGCGCGCTGTTCGGCTATGCGCTGGCGGTGGTGCTGCTCATCCTCGACGCGGTGGGCGCCGTGCTGTGGTTCCGCGGCTCGGGCTTCGCGTACAACGAGCGTTTCATGCAGGTGAGCAACGGCGGTTTCGCGCGCGAGACCATCAGCTTCCCGCGCAAAAAGATACAGTTCGGTTACACGAAGACGAATCCTTTTCAACGCAATGCCGGCACTGCTACGATCAATGCACGCACTGCAGCGGGTGTCGGAGGCACTACCATCAGGCTCATCGATGCGAAAGAGGACGATGCGCGCGCCTGGTTGGCGTGGATGGAGCCTCGTGGCGCTGTGATACAGTAGGAGCATGAATGCAACCGCAACACCTCATATCCGAAGCGCTTCAAGCGCCCGACGAGCCGGATCCTCCCACGCAGAGGCTCAGGCGTCCGCGCGTCCTCGCAGCGACGCGCCCCAGCTCGTGCACGGCTGGACGCCGTCCCAATTCAAGCCGAAAGCCCGTGGCGGCATGAGCGTCAGCGCGTCGGCTGGAGCAACCAGCAAACAGCATAACGTCCGCGAGTACTCCACGGGCGAGGAGATCGCGAACTCGATCTCGCATGGCGTCGGCATCCTGCTGGCCATCGCGGCCATCCCCATCCTCGTCGTGCGCGCGCTCGAGGACGGAGGCGGCATCTACCTGTTCGCCGCGCTCGTGTACACGCTCACCATGCTGCTCGAGTACACGATGTCCACGCTGTACCATGCCATCACGGTCGAGCGGGCGAAGCGCGTGTTCAAAGTGCTCGACCACAGCTGCATCTACCTGTTCATCGCCGGCTCCTACACGCCGTTCTGCCTCATCTCGCTCGCCGATTCCGGCGGCCAGTGGCTGTGCGCGTTCGTATGGCTCGTGGCGCTGGCCGGCGTCGCCTGCGAAGCGTTCTGGGTGTTCCGTCCGCGTTGGGTGTCCGCCGTGCTGTACCTGCTCATGGGTTGGTGCGTCGTATGGTTCCTCCCGGCGCTCGTCGAGGCCATTCCGGGTCCGGGCCTGTGGCTGCTCGTGGGCGGCGGCATCTGCTACTCCATCGGGTGCATCTTCTACGTGTTGAAGAAGGTGCCGTACATGCATTCCCTGTTCCATCTTTGGGTTCTCGCCGGAAGCATCCTGCAGTTTCTGGCCATCTCTATGTACGTTATGTAAGCGGCGGCGTGCGTAAGCGCGCGGGCATGACAGCCCCACGGGCGTTGCGAGCAGGGGGCTTGCAACGCGAGGCGCACGTTCTGCGCATCGATCGCTTGCTAAAGGAGTTGCATCGCATTCATGGATATTTGGATTAGCATCGTCGTCACGTTCGTGCTCGTGTTGGTGAACGGATACTTCTCGATGTCGGAAATGGCGCTCGTCAACGCGCGCCACGTGCTGTTGCAGCGCGAAGCAGAAGAAGGCGACAAGGGCGCCGAGCGTGCGCTGAGCCTGGCCGCCGACTCGGGCCAGTTCCTCGCCACCATCCAGGTGGCCATCACGCTCGTCGGGTTCTTCGCCTCGGCAGCGGCGGCCACGAACCTGTCCGACCCGCTGGCGCAATGGCTGTCCGGCTTCAACATCGGATGGCTCGCGGTCATCGCGCCCGGCTTGGCCCCCGTGGTGATCACGCTCATCGTGTCGTACCTCAGCATCGTGGTGGGCGAGCTCGTGCCGAAACGCATCGCGCTGGCCGATGCCGAGCGCGTCAGCAAGATGGTGGCCGGCCCGCTCATGGTGTTCCAGAAAATCGCCTCGCCGCTCGTCGCGCTGACCTCGGCTTCGGCGAACGGGCTGTCGCGCCTGTTCGGCATCAAGAACGCCGACGAGCGCCAGAACGTTTCCGAAGAAGAGATCAAGTACATGGTCACGGACAACGACGAGCTGCTCGACGACGAGAAGCGCATGATCCACGACATCCTCGACCTGGGCGACATGACGGTGCACGAGATCATGACGCCGCGCGTGGACATGATGTTCGTGGAGGATACCGACACGGTGCGCCAGGCTGTGGAGCGCATGCGCGGCACGGGCTACTCGCGCCTGCCGGTGTACCACGAGGACATCGACCGTATCGTGGGCATCGTCCACTTCAAGGACCTCGTGGGGCCGCTCATGGACGGCAAAGAGCACGAGCCCGTGGTCGAGTACGCCTACGAGGCCATGTTCGTCCCCGAGACGAAGGACCTTTTCCCGCTGCTCGCCGAGATGCAAACGAATCGTCAACAGATGGCCATCGTCGTTGACGAGTACGGTGGTACCGATGGTTTAATTACCGTAGAGGACATTGTGGAGGAAGTCGTCGGCGAGATCGTGGACGAAACGGATCGAGAGAACCCGTTCGTCGAGCAGGAGAGCGAGAACGTCTGGCTGGTTGACGGGCGATTCCCCGTCGAAGACGCCGCGGAGCTCGGGTGGCCGGTGGAGGATTCGGCCGATTACGAGACCATCGCGGGTTGGCTCATGAGCATGCTCGACTCGGTGCCCCAGGTGGGCGAGGAGCTTGAGTTCGACGGATACCGCTTCAAGATACAGGCTATGCGTCGCCGCCGCATATCGACGGTGCGCGTGGAACGACTGGACGATCCCTCCCCATCCCGCGTGGATGCCGCTGAGGCGATCGACCAGGAGGAAGCGTGACGAGTGAAAAACGGCTGCTCCGCTCGCGAAAGGCGCTCATAGGCGGCGTGTGCGCGGGCGTGGCCGATTATTTCAACGTCGACCCCCTCATCGTTCGCATCATCATGGTGGTGTTCACCTTCGCCTCGGCGGGCCTGTTGGGCGCTGCTTATATCGTGCTGTGGATCGTGCTGCCGCTCGAGCCGAAGGAAGAGGCCCCGCTCGACGTGCAGCCCCAATCCGTCCATTCCGAGACGTACGGCACGGTCGACTTCGACGCATCTCGCAAAGACGAAGTGGGCGCGGCGAAAGCCCCGCGGGCTCCCAGCCCGGCGCAGGCGGCGAGCTGGCGTTACACGCATCCTGCCTACACGTCCTCTGCGCATGTGCCCCCCGAGCCGCCCGCGGGTGCCGCGCATGCGTCCTCGCCCGTGCGTCCCGGCAACGTCGCAGGCGCGCCTCAGCCTTCGTTCGCCCCGCCTCCGACGCCTCCGTACGAAGGGTGGGCGCCGGTTGCGCCGCCGCCCCAGCAACCGGCGAAGCCGACGCCGAACTCCAGCGTGAAAGCCGCCTTGTGGGCGGGGTCGTTCCTGCTGTTCTTCGGCGTGTCAGCCATGGTCGCCAGCATGATGGAGGGCGTGGTGTGGTGGCAGTACTGGCCGCTCATCTTCGTCATCTTGGGCATCGTGCGCATGGTCATCCCCGGAGAAGAAGGCCATCGCATGCGCCAGTTCGTGGACGGCCTCATCGCGTTCTTCTCCGGCGTGGTGCTGGTGTTGATGAGCCTCGGCGTGATAGGCTGGCAGTCGCTCGAGCTGATGCTGGTCGGCTTGTGGCCGCTGCTGCTCATGGTGGTGGGATTGCTGCTGCTGGGCGGAGCGCTGAAGTCGCCGACGCTCACGCTGTTGGCGGGCCTGTGCTTTGCGGCGTTCTGCGTCGTGGGCATGCTCTGGTACTCGGTTCCGGGCGCCACCGAAGAGCTCGTGATATCCGCTCCGTACGGTCGC encodes:
- a CDS encoding hemolysin family protein yields the protein MDIWISIVVTFVLVLVNGYFSMSEMALVNARHVLLQREAEEGDKGAERALSLAADSGQFLATIQVAITLVGFFASAAAATNLSDPLAQWLSGFNIGWLAVIAPGLAPVVITLIVSYLSIVVGELVPKRIALADAERVSKMVAGPLMVFQKIASPLVALTSASANGLSRLFGIKNADERQNVSEEEIKYMVTDNDELLDDEKRMIHDILDLGDMTVHEIMTPRVDMMFVEDTDTVRQAVERMRGTGYSRLPVYHEDIDRIVGIVHFKDLVGPLMDGKEHEPVVEYAYEAMFVPETKDLFPLLAEMQTNRQQMAIVVDEYGGTDGLITVEDIVEEVVGEIVDETDRENPFVEQESENVWLVDGRFPVEDAAELGWPVEDSADYETIAGWLMSMLDSVPQVGEELEFDGYRFKIQAMRRRRISTVRVERLDDPSPSRVDAAEAIDQEEA
- a CDS encoding PH domain-containing protein, which translates into the protein MKDLPAHQLDPKVKTVWRINDAIWLTVVFLCCFVPFAIAAAVDPAPWMFIVLVVLAVVFAVCLVIWLVVLPPIRFMRWRYELSNDYLDIARGIVWRKRFVIPFIRVQNTDTRQGPILRAFGLSSVTVATAAGEHEIPGLGADVAEQLRDRAAELARLAQEDV
- a CDS encoding PspC domain-containing protein, which codes for MTSEKRLLRSRKALIGGVCAGVADYFNVDPLIVRIIMVVFTFASAGLLGAAYIVLWIVLPLEPKEEAPLDVQPQSVHSETYGTVDFDASRKDEVGAAKAPRAPSPAQAASWRYTHPAYTSSAHVPPEPPAGAAHASSPVRPGNVAGAPQPSFAPPPTPPYEGWAPVAPPPQQPAKPTPNSSVKAALWAGSFLLFFGVSAMVASMMEGVVWWQYWPLIFVILGIVRMVIPGEEGHRMRQFVDGLIAFFSGVVLVLMSLGVIGWQSLELMLVGLWPLLLMVVGLLLLGGALKSPTLTLLAGLCFAAFCVVGMLWYSVPGATEELVISAPYGREYHFDMQPWEGIGAGEAVITLTID
- a CDS encoding prepilin-type N-terminal cleavage/methylation domain-containing protein yields the protein MSHRSSAYRTAGFTLAELLVVVAIVAVLVAVAIPVFTGALGSTEEATCDANRRSVKSMYTTAWLLDQNRDSQQTLFDTCVAQLKKQNNDVLCPSGGNYTATFTSNGAAIVTCSKHGLGLDDELGGWLATYDGPYTGDESARKAYAADKGLTSWPPVKGLDKETYYLQFKSYNNSAANAFLYAGPTSTIENSNSWRAKYLCDNNGLYGTPGQWYELPKVEGISMYGNGAEEKLIKLLETGTPVTLEGDKFVKSA
- the trhA gene encoding PAQR family membrane homeostasis protein TrhA, translated to MSVSASAGATSKQHNVREYSTGEEIANSISHGVGILLAIAAIPILVVRALEDGGGIYLFAALVYTLTMLLEYTMSTLYHAITVERAKRVFKVLDHSCIYLFIAGSYTPFCLISLADSGGQWLCAFVWLVALAGVACEAFWVFRPRWVSAVLYLLMGWCVVWFLPALVEAIPGPGLWLLVGGGICYSIGCIFYVLKKVPYMHSLFHLWVLAGSILQFLAISMYVM
- a CDS encoding PH domain-containing protein → MTDFQQAPQPAPQPQPAPQPQPQPVELQKHHVHHSYIWLGSLRTAFMLLAIVAFSSFSAIIGAISDGESITRSDIPVIMIIIGIVIVGIVVLVALIAVYQVVSYKHLYYELGPEEFNLYSGILNKKRVHVPYQRIQSVDQRATLIQRIFGVCSVSIDTAGGASNKAVMVPYVQKTQAEELRRELFARKQYAVAVQGGAAPAAAAAAVAVAAGVAPQAAHEGANVLDAPAEIWQDVRGVFGGAEVDTGRVTFEYGMSNKELIFTGLSNNTAFFVVVVGIIGAVAQFMGELAPILAGTMEPLVGNVVGASIQLFGGNLIAAGVAAFLGASLVLWVLSAIGSCISYGGFRACRRDNRIEVEHGLLQHRFQGVDVDRVQSVVVKQSFIRRLLGYCELSLGKIDAAAESSDDQQKGLNQQGLVIHPFVKMTRVPEILAGIIPEFADVPTENIPVAPVGLRRAIIRRCVIQGTGFWLAVLVAVGQIAVNVLANPAVPDEAMALFFVNNGALFGYALAVVLLILDAVGAVLWFRGSGFAYNERFMQVSNGGFARETISFPRKKIQFGYTKTNPFQRNAGTATINARTAAGVGGTTIRLIDAKEDDARAWLAWMEPRGAVIQ